In Synechococcus sp. RS9909, one genomic interval encodes:
- the rpmF gene encoding 50S ribosomal protein L32 — MAVPKKKTSKSKRNQRHAVWKAKAATAAQRALSIGKSVLSGRAQGFVYPVDESAEADA, encoded by the coding sequence ATGGCCGTACCCAAGAAGAAAACCTCCAAGAGCAAGCGCAATCAGCGCCACGCCGTGTGGAAAGCAAAAGCGGCCACCGCAGCCCAGCGGGCCCTCTCGATCGGCAAATCGGTGCTGAGCGGTCGTGCCCAAGGCTTCGTGTACCCCGTTGATGAATCAGCCGAAGCTGACGCCTGA
- a CDS encoding UPF0182 family protein has protein sequence MSGRRVLIRKGTGALRVGAWTVLALLLVWLLLRLRIEWAWFGQFQLQSVLALRWLLQTLAFAGAALFAATTWLWRRRWLRLAEPEPHPRQAIAQATTPGLWALQGWRYGLALTACLLVAASSLTMALRLTWLALVDPFALSQWWSVPIQPGWPAGVALVLLSMSLGLGLRPKGGLQLAQGLGSICLCITAGRAWGLWALALTIPSLGEREPLLGADVSFGLGRYSAIALGLELLLIQLLLTLSTSLWARLSRIPGLTDWAFPGLNRAERQRLRPLLALVCLLFAALLWLSRHQLLWSQDGVVAGAGWLDVHLVLPLRQLAAIAFALLAVLVVPIPGAIRRRRLRLIVATVAALALLAELLLVPPMQWLVVKPRELMLETPYLERAIAATRRAFQLDAISSREINPSPRLQPADLEKGASTLRNIRLWDSQPLLATNRQLQQLRVYYRFSNAAVDRYQLQNDTDSRQQVILAARELDQASLPDRSRTWLNRHFVFTHGFGFTMSPVNTRAADGLPEYFISDLGLSTRIEGNPALQISAADVKEHVPIGRAALYFGLLPSPYAVAPTTVEEFDFPEGDRNIYNHYSGAAGVPLRTGLDRVAAAVYLKEPRLLNTGSLTSESRLLLRRDVKSRVKALAPFLQFWGEPYLVSVPIPADTSGYDSEQHQYWIVDGFTTSNTYPYASSLPDGRPLRYARNAVKAVVDAYNGSVHLYVQEPNDPIVRGWQRLFPQLFEPISALPSTLRQHLMVPPSLFELQVQQLLRYHVTNPRIFYSGDDVWQVPLELYGKQQIPVAPYHITAQLRANEASEFLLLQPLTPLARPNLSAWLAARSDDEHYGELVLLRFPSDVPIFGPEQIQALINQNPAISQQFGLWDRAGSEVVQGNLLVVPLGNALLYVEPVYLRARRGGLPTLTRVVVSDGSRVAMAANLIEGLNALMTGRVEGALVQELSRS, from the coding sequence TTGAGCGGCCGGCGGGTGCTGATCAGGAAGGGGACTGGAGCCCTGCGAGTCGGTGCATGGACTGTTCTGGCCCTGCTCCTGGTGTGGCTGCTGTTGCGGCTGCGGATCGAATGGGCCTGGTTTGGCCAGTTCCAGTTGCAGAGCGTGCTTGCTCTGCGCTGGCTGCTCCAGACCCTCGCCTTCGCTGGCGCCGCCCTGTTCGCCGCTACCACGTGGTTGTGGCGCCGGCGCTGGTTGCGGCTCGCCGAGCCTGAACCCCACCCCAGACAGGCCATCGCGCAGGCCACGACTCCGGGACTGTGGGCGCTGCAGGGCTGGCGTTACGGACTCGCCCTCACCGCCTGTCTGCTGGTGGCGGCCTCGAGTCTGACGATGGCGCTGCGGCTCACCTGGCTGGCCCTGGTCGATCCCTTTGCCCTGAGTCAGTGGTGGAGCGTGCCGATCCAGCCCGGCTGGCCGGCCGGCGTGGCCCTGGTGCTCCTAAGTATGAGCCTGGGGCTGGGCCTCAGGCCGAAGGGTGGCCTTCAGCTGGCCCAGGGGCTCGGCAGCATCTGCCTCTGCATCACTGCGGGGCGCGCCTGGGGGCTCTGGGCGCTGGCACTGACGATCCCATCCCTGGGCGAACGCGAACCCCTGCTCGGCGCCGATGTGAGCTTCGGCCTCGGACGCTATTCGGCGATCGCCCTCGGCCTGGAACTGCTGCTGATCCAACTGCTGCTCACCCTGAGCACCAGCCTCTGGGCCCGTCTCAGCCGCATCCCCGGACTGACGGACTGGGCCTTTCCAGGCCTCAACCGGGCGGAACGACAACGGTTGCGCCCCCTGCTCGCTCTGGTGTGCCTGCTGTTCGCGGCCCTGCTCTGGCTGTCACGCCATCAGTTGCTCTGGTCGCAGGATGGCGTGGTGGCTGGCGCCGGCTGGCTCGATGTGCATCTCGTGCTGCCCCTGCGGCAACTGGCAGCGATCGCCTTTGCCCTGTTGGCGGTGCTGGTGGTGCCGATCCCGGGGGCAATCCGGCGCCGACGCCTGCGTCTGATCGTGGCAACCGTGGCGGCGCTGGCGCTGTTGGCGGAACTGTTGCTGGTGCCACCGATGCAGTGGCTGGTCGTGAAGCCGCGGGAACTGATGCTGGAAACGCCCTATCTGGAGCGGGCGATTGCCGCCACCCGGCGGGCCTTTCAACTCGACGCGATCAGCAGCCGGGAGATCAATCCTTCCCCGCGCTTGCAACCGGCCGATCTGGAGAAAGGGGCGAGCACCCTGCGCAACATCCGCCTCTGGGACAGCCAACCGCTGCTGGCCACCAACCGCCAGTTGCAGCAGCTGCGGGTGTACTACCGCTTTTCCAACGCGGCGGTGGATCGCTATCAACTCCAGAACGACACCGACAGCCGCCAGCAGGTGATCCTGGCGGCCCGGGAGCTGGATCAGGCCTCCCTGCCCGATCGCTCCCGCACCTGGCTGAACCGCCATTTCGTGTTCACCCATGGCTTCGGCTTCACAATGAGCCCGGTGAACACCCGGGCTGCCGATGGCCTGCCGGAGTATTTCATCAGCGATCTGGGTCTCTCGACCCGAATTGAAGGCAACCCCGCCCTGCAGATCAGCGCGGCCGACGTGAAAGAGCATGTGCCGATCGGCCGGGCCGCGCTCTATTTCGGGTTGTTGCCATCGCCCTACGCCGTGGCACCGACGACGGTGGAGGAGTTTGATTTCCCCGAAGGCGATCGCAACATCTACAACCACTACTCCGGAGCTGCCGGGGTGCCTCTGCGCACCGGCCTGGATCGCGTCGCAGCAGCGGTGTATCTCAAGGAACCGCGCCTGCTGAACACCGGCTCCTTGACCTCGGAATCCCGGCTGTTGCTGCGCCGGGATGTGAAAAGCCGGGTGAAGGCCCTGGCGCCCTTTCTGCAGTTCTGGGGTGAACCCTATCTGGTGTCGGTGCCGATCCCGGCGGACACAAGCGGATACGACAGCGAGCAACATCAATATTGGATTGTCGATGGCTTCACCACGTCGAACACCTATCCCTACGCCTCGAGTCTTCCCGATGGCCGGCCGCTGCGCTATGCGCGCAATGCGGTGAAAGCGGTGGTGGATGCCTACAACGGCAGCGTGCATCTCTACGTGCAGGAACCGAACGACCCGATCGTGCGGGGCTGGCAGCGCCTGTTTCCCCAGCTGTTTGAACCGATCAGCGCTCTGCCGAGCACTTTGCGACAGCATCTGATGGTGCCGCCCAGTCTGTTTGAACTTCAGGTGCAGCAATTACTTCGCTATCACGTCACCAACCCGCGCATCTTTTACAGCGGCGATGACGTGTGGCAGGTGCCGCTGGAGCTCTATGGCAAGCAGCAGATTCCTGTGGCTCCGTATCACATCACAGCCCAACTGAGGGCGAATGAAGCGTCGGAATTCCTGTTGTTGCAGCCCCTCACCCCCCTGGCCCGCCCGAATCTTTCAGCCTGGCTGGCGGCCCGTAGCGACGATGAGCACTACGGCGAGCTGGTGTTGCTGCGCTTCCCCTCCGACGTGCCGATCTTCGGTCCGGAACAGATCCAGGCCCTGATCAATCAGAACCCGGCGATCAGTCAACAGTTCGGACTGTGGGATCGGGCCGGATCGGAGGTGGTGCAGGGCAATCTCCTGGTGGTCCCCCTGGGGAATGCTCTGTTGTATGTGGAGCCGGTGTATCTGCGGGCCCGTCGTGGCGGCCTGCCGACCCTGACCCGGGTGGTGGTGAGTGATGGCAGTCGTGTGGCGATGGCCGCGAATCTGATTGAAGGCCTGAATGCCCTGATGACCGGACGGGTGGAAGGGGCTTTGGTGCAGGAGCTGTCGCGCTCATGA
- a CDS encoding YkgJ family cysteine cluster protein: MLDGSGTWRCLHQCGACCRLAPEERPEALEVLDDAQRQLYLEMAGPDGWCRHYDSGGRRCRIYEERPDFCRVSNLADLFAVEASDAEAFAIACCRQQIRSVYGGRSLELRKFNRLLRTGDE; encoded by the coding sequence ATGCTCGATGGATCCGGCACCTGGCGCTGTCTCCACCAGTGCGGAGCGTGCTGCCGTCTCGCGCCGGAGGAACGGCCGGAGGCCCTGGAGGTCCTCGATGACGCCCAGCGTCAGCTCTATTTGGAGATGGCCGGTCCGGATGGCTGGTGCCGGCACTACGACAGCGGTGGACGTCGCTGTCGGATTTATGAGGAGCGCCCGGACTTCTGTCGCGTCAGCAACCTCGCCGATCTCTTTGCGGTGGAGGCGAGCGACGCGGAGGCCTTTGCGATCGCCTGTTGCCGCCAGCAGATCCGCTCCGTCTATGGCGGCCGAAGCCTGGAACTGCGTAAGTTCAATCGATTGTTGCGAACAGGCGATGAGTGA
- the recJ gene encoding single-stranded-DNA-specific exonuclease RecJ: MAAATQGSRHPQVWQLPPACGEDPLAAVPLPLPLRAVLARRGLDRAQVEDLLQMPPLPEATEHFPQLAVAVRRLRRACDGAEAVAICGDYDADGMTSTALLIRALRALGANPVAAIPSRMDDGYGLNPGMVERLHGEGIRLLVTVDNGVSAAEALKAAAQRGMEVILTDHHTLPSPPPEALALIHPATTPEASPYRGLAGVGLAYVLGHALAQAMGRPEAIETARDLFCVGTIADMAPLTGANRNWLRQGLATLHRSRCEGLRALQQLAGLEETPLRADAIGFQIAPRINAVGRLGDPRLVVELLTADDPGEAIELARQCDALNRQRRELCDAIEAEALALLDADGDSLAPFLLLAQGHWHHGVIGIVASRLMERFQRPVALLAGEGDGRLRASVRAPEGFAVDQALTSCAEHLERFGGHPAAGGFTVRAEAVHALHAQLNGLALAWQQSQPLGQPVRPEALLALDQIDRRFWQHLLALEPFGVGHRSPVFWARDCQVLEERRLRGGHLRLSLRQGEARCEGIAWRWDSPGPVPERLDLAFRVGLNRWNGEERLQLEILALRQHHAEIRLQRAKQIYVCRRCGEQQLELRNPSGDRIRAHRRPDGAIRSDDCRADHAYVAGLLQDAAIGLGLQP; the protein is encoded by the coding sequence TTGGCTGCAGCAACCCAGGGATCACGGCATCCACAGGTGTGGCAGCTGCCCCCCGCCTGCGGTGAGGATCCCCTCGCGGCTGTGCCCCTGCCCCTGCCGCTGCGGGCGGTGCTGGCCAGGCGCGGCCTGGACCGGGCCCAGGTGGAGGACTTGCTCCAGATGCCGCCTCTGCCTGAGGCCACCGAGCACTTCCCCCAGCTCGCCGTTGCGGTCCGTCGCCTGCGCCGGGCCTGTGATGGCGCTGAAGCGGTGGCGATCTGCGGCGATTACGACGCCGATGGCATGACCAGCACCGCCCTGTTGATCCGGGCTCTCCGCGCGCTCGGCGCCAATCCGGTGGCGGCGATCCCCAGTCGCATGGACGATGGCTATGGCTTGAACCCGGGCATGGTCGAGCGCTTGCACGGCGAGGGGATCCGCCTGTTGGTGACGGTCGACAACGGCGTGTCCGCCGCTGAAGCGCTGAAGGCAGCAGCCCAACGAGGCATGGAGGTGATCCTCACGGACCACCACACCCTGCCCTCTCCGCCACCGGAGGCCCTGGCGTTGATCCATCCGGCCACCACCCCCGAGGCGTCGCCCTATCGCGGTCTGGCCGGGGTGGGGCTCGCCTATGTGCTCGGCCATGCGCTTGCCCAGGCGATGGGGCGGCCGGAGGCGATCGAGACGGCGCGCGATCTGTTCTGCGTTGGCACCATCGCCGATATGGCACCGCTCACCGGAGCCAATCGCAATTGGTTGCGCCAGGGTTTGGCCACGCTCCATCGCAGTCGTTGCGAGGGGCTGCGCGCCCTGCAGCAACTCGCCGGCCTGGAGGAGACGCCCCTGCGCGCCGATGCCATCGGCTTTCAGATCGCGCCCCGGATCAACGCGGTGGGCCGCCTCGGCGATCCGCGCCTGGTGGTGGAGCTGCTCACGGCCGATGACCCTGGGGAGGCGATCGAGCTGGCCCGTCAATGCGATGCCCTCAACCGGCAGCGCCGGGAGTTGTGCGATGCGATCGAGGCGGAGGCGCTGGCGCTGTTGGATGCCGATGGCGACAGCCTGGCGCCGTTTCTGCTGCTCGCCCAGGGGCATTGGCACCATGGCGTCATCGGCATCGTCGCTTCACGCCTGATGGAGCGCTTCCAACGCCCGGTGGCCCTGCTCGCCGGGGAGGGCGATGGACGCTTGCGCGCCTCCGTGCGGGCACCGGAGGGGTTTGCGGTGGATCAGGCGCTCACCAGCTGCGCCGAGCACCTCGAGCGTTTCGGCGGCCATCCCGCTGCGGGGGGGTTCACGGTGCGGGCGGAGGCGGTGCATGCGCTGCACGCCCAGCTCAACGGCCTGGCCCTGGCCTGGCAGCAGAGCCAGCCCCTGGGCCAACCGGTTCGCCCGGAAGCGCTGCTGGCGCTGGACCAGATCGATCGTCGTTTCTGGCAGCACCTGCTCGCCCTGGAGCCTTTCGGTGTGGGCCATCGCTCCCCCGTGTTCTGGGCGCGCGACTGCCAGGTGCTCGAGGAGCGGCGCTTGCGCGGCGGCCACCTGCGCCTGAGCCTGCGCCAGGGTGAGGCCCGGTGCGAAGGAATCGCCTGGCGATGGGACTCGCCCGGTCCCGTCCCCGAGCGCCTGGATCTCGCCTTTCGCGTCGGTCTGAACCGCTGGAACGGTGAGGAACGGTTGCAGTTGGAGATCCTGGCCTTGCGCCAGCATCACGCCGAGATCCGTCTGCAACGCGCCAAGCAGATCTATGTCTGCCGGCGCTGTGGTGAGCAGCAACTGGAGCTACGCAACCCCTCGGGTGATCGGATCCGGGCCCATCGACGGCCGGATGGCGCCATCCGCAGCGATGACTGTCGAGCCGACCATGCCTATGTGGCCGGACTGCTACAAGATGCGGCCATCGGACTCGGCCTTCAACCATGA
- a CDS encoding chloride channel protein: MSLDTRRSKGLFPGLIESPASALPSLIRHLIGLIVVGLLIGLACWPLNLTDTVQDQLYRLFPTRPDRPWSLVGVLFALMPIVVMPVLLLLQRGPWKDGAGSGIPSTMNGLEDPSKLPKAMAAAGTVQRGVLWGIATVAMFPLGREGPVVQFGAAVARAVHKRLAGWLPSLTERQMVAIGGGAGLAGGFNTPLLGAVFALEELTADYSIVTLWPALVISVSAAGFSHWGGEPIFGLGVINVMVPEEEQLLIALPVGLVGGLVGGFFNKGLVWATSRLMEVVKRRPIRVGVLLGGGLALLALLSWGTSSSDGEALIRQLMDEGLPNADPAGGQFAAGFTSLWIIVVRVIAPMIALAPGVPGGLIDPSLTFGAVVGYTVCAVLGVSQHLGIALGMAAGLAGATQLPLVSIVFAWRLTGDQQLFAGVVLAAVIAAYVGRLVARQPVYHALGALQRAPRR, encoded by the coding sequence ATGAGCCTGGATACACGACGAAGCAAGGGGCTCTTCCCGGGCCTGATCGAGAGCCCCGCTTCGGCGCTTCCTTCGCTCATCCGTCACCTGATCGGCCTGATCGTGGTGGGCCTGCTCATCGGCCTCGCCTGCTGGCCCCTCAATCTCACCGACACGGTGCAGGACCAGCTCTATCGCCTGTTTCCCACCCGCCCCGATCGCCCCTGGAGCCTGGTGGGCGTGCTGTTCGCCCTGATGCCGATCGTGGTGATGCCCGTGCTGCTGCTGCTGCAGCGTGGCCCCTGGAAGGACGGCGCCGGTTCAGGGATTCCCTCCACCATGAACGGCCTGGAGGACCCCAGCAAACTGCCGAAGGCGATGGCGGCGGCAGGAACGGTGCAGCGGGGTGTGCTCTGGGGCATCGCCACCGTGGCCATGTTTCCGCTCGGTCGGGAAGGTCCGGTGGTGCAGTTCGGTGCCGCTGTGGCCCGCGCCGTTCACAAACGTCTGGCGGGTTGGTTGCCGAGCCTCACCGAGCGACAGATGGTGGCGATCGGCGGCGGTGCCGGCCTGGCCGGTGGTTTCAACACACCCTTGCTCGGGGCGGTGTTCGCCCTGGAGGAACTCACCGCCGACTATTCGATCGTCACGCTTTGGCCCGCCCTGGTGATCAGCGTCTCCGCTGCCGGTTTCAGCCACTGGGGCGGTGAACCGATCTTCGGTCTCGGTGTGATCAACGTGATGGTTCCAGAGGAGGAGCAGCTGTTGATCGCCCTGCCGGTGGGGCTGGTGGGCGGCCTGGTGGGCGGCTTCTTCAACAAGGGGCTGGTCTGGGCCACCAGCCGGTTGATGGAGGTGGTGAAGCGCCGGCCGATCCGCGTCGGTGTGCTGCTCGGCGGGGGGCTGGCGCTTCTGGCGCTGCTCAGCTGGGGCACCAGCAGCTCCGATGGCGAAGCGCTGATCCGTCAGCTGATGGATGAAGGACTCCCCAACGCCGATCCCGCCGGCGGACAGTTTGCGGCGGGCTTCACCAGCCTCTGGATCATCGTGGTGCGCGTGATCGCGCCGATGATCGCCCTGGCGCCAGGGGTGCCTGGCGGTCTGATCGACCCCTCACTCACGTTCGGGGCTGTCGTGGGCTACACCGTCTGCGCCGTTCTCGGCGTCAGCCAGCATCTCGGTATTGCCCTCGGCATGGCAGCGGGGCTGGCGGGAGCGACCCAGCTGCCCTTGGTGTCGATTGTGTTTGCCTGGCGACTCACCGGCGACCAGCAGCTGTTTGCCGGTGTCGTCCTTGCCGCTGTGATCGCTGCCTATGTGGGCCGGCTCGTAGCGCGCCAGCCCGTGTATCACGCCCTCGGCGCGCTTCAGAGGGCGCCGCGCCGGTAG
- the ftsH gene encoding ATP-dependent zinc metalloprotease FtsH has protein sequence MARFKPEPPPTYSELLSQIKAGKVKDLQLVPARREVIVHYPDGRSTNVPIFANDQQVLRTAEAAGIPLTVKDVRQEQALAGLAGNLALIALIVVGLSLLLRRSAQVANRAMGFGRSQARVKSQEEVTTRFEDVAGINEAKEELQEVVTFLKTPERFIQIGAKIPRGVLLVGPPGTGKTLLAKAIAGEAGVPFFSMAASEFVELFVGVGASRVRDLFKKAKEKAPCIVFIDEIDAVGRQRGAGIGGGNDEREQTLNQLLTEMDGFADNSGVILLAATNRADVLDTALMRPGRFDRRIHVDLPDRKGREAILGVHARTRPLAPEVSLQDWARRTPGFSGADLANLLNEAAILTARQQVSAIGDAQIEAALERITMGLTAAPLQDSAKKRLIAYHEIGHALVAALTPHADKVDKVTLLPRSGGVGGFTRFWPDEERLDSGLISRATLQARLVVALGGRAAETVVFGLSEVTQGASGDLKMVSQLAREMVTRFGFSSLGPVALEGAGHEVFLGRDLIQTRPDYAESTGRQIDLQVRQLAQSALDRAIALLRCRREVMDRLVEALIEEETLHTDRFLALAGIDETATAPTVG, from the coding sequence TTGGCACGTTTCAAGCCCGAGCCGCCACCGACCTACAGCGAGCTTCTCAGCCAGATCAAGGCCGGCAAGGTGAAGGATCTGCAGCTCGTTCCCGCCAGGCGCGAGGTGATCGTGCACTACCCGGATGGGCGCTCCACCAACGTGCCGATCTTTGCCAACGACCAGCAGGTGCTGCGCACCGCCGAAGCGGCCGGCATCCCGCTCACGGTGAAAGATGTGCGCCAGGAGCAGGCCCTTGCAGGCCTGGCCGGCAATCTCGCCCTGATCGCCCTGATCGTGGTGGGGCTCTCCTTGCTGTTGCGCCGCTCCGCCCAGGTGGCCAATCGCGCCATGGGCTTCGGTCGCAGCCAGGCGCGGGTGAAATCCCAGGAGGAGGTGACGACCCGCTTTGAGGATGTGGCCGGCATCAATGAAGCCAAGGAAGAACTGCAGGAGGTGGTGACCTTCCTGAAGACACCGGAACGCTTCATTCAGATCGGCGCCAAGATCCCTCGCGGCGTGTTGTTGGTGGGACCTCCCGGCACCGGTAAGACCCTGCTCGCCAAAGCGATCGCCGGTGAAGCGGGGGTGCCGTTCTTCTCGATGGCCGCCTCCGAATTCGTGGAGCTGTTTGTGGGCGTGGGCGCGAGCCGGGTGCGCGATCTCTTCAAAAAGGCCAAAGAGAAAGCTCCCTGCATCGTGTTCATCGACGAGATCGATGCGGTGGGGCGTCAACGCGGCGCCGGCATCGGCGGCGGAAACGATGAGCGGGAGCAGACGCTCAACCAGCTGCTCACCGAGATGGATGGTTTCGCCGACAACTCCGGTGTGATCCTGCTGGCGGCCACCAACAGGGCTGATGTGCTCGACACGGCCCTGATGCGCCCGGGCCGTTTTGATCGGCGCATCCACGTCGATCTTCCCGATCGCAAGGGCCGCGAAGCGATCCTGGGGGTGCATGCCCGCACCCGTCCCCTGGCTCCAGAGGTCTCGCTGCAGGACTGGGCCCGGCGCACCCCCGGCTTCTCCGGCGCCGACCTGGCCAATCTGCTCAATGAGGCGGCGATCCTCACGGCAAGGCAACAAGTGAGCGCGATCGGTGATGCCCAGATCGAGGCCGCCCTGGAGCGGATCACGATGGGGCTCACCGCCGCACCGCTGCAGGACAGCGCCAAGAAACGCCTGATTGCTTATCACGAAATCGGCCACGCCCTGGTGGCGGCGCTCACCCCCCATGCCGACAAGGTCGACAAGGTGACGCTGTTGCCACGCAGTGGCGGCGTGGGCGGCTTCACCCGCTTCTGGCCCGATGAAGAGCGACTCGATTCCGGCCTGATCAGCCGCGCCACCCTGCAGGCTCGCCTGGTGGTGGCGCTGGGTGGTCGGGCCGCCGAAACTGTGGTCTTCGGCCTCAGCGAAGTGACCCAGGGAGCCTCGGGCGATCTGAAGATGGTCAGTCAACTGGCACGGGAAATGGTGACCCGCTTCGGCTTCTCCAGCCTCGGGCCGGTGGCTCTCGAGGGGGCGGGCCATGAGGTCTTTCTCGGCCGCGATCTGATCCAGACCCGTCCGGACTACGCCGAGAGCACAGGTCGACAAATCGATCTGCAGGTGCGCCAGCTGGCGCAGTCGGCGCTGGATCGGGCGATTGCGCTGCTGCGCTGTCGGCGAGAGGTGATGGATCGGCTGGTGGAGGCCCTGATCGAAGAGGAAACCCTGCACACCGACCGCTTTCTCGCCCTTGCAGGCATCGACGAAACCGCCACCGCCCCTACCGTTGGGTAG
- a CDS encoding TMEM165/GDT1 family protein — protein MSEPSVSAGDEGLSLSFTAVMLSTFTTVFLAELGDKTQLATLLLSAQSGQPWLVFVGAALALISSSLVGVLVGRWLSRILPPERLEQMAGLLMVGLGLWLGVQAVQSLLQAEGL, from the coding sequence ATGAGTGAGCCCTCCGTGTCCGCCGGCGACGAGGGGCTGTCGCTGAGCTTCACCGCTGTGATGCTCAGCACCTTCACCACCGTCTTTCTGGCGGAACTGGGTGACAAGACCCAGCTCGCCACCCTGTTGCTGTCGGCCCAATCCGGACAGCCCTGGCTCGTGTTCGTCGGAGCGGCCCTCGCCCTGATCAGTTCCAGCCTGGTGGGGGTGCTGGTGGGCCGTTGGCTCTCACGCATCCTGCCGCCGGAGCGGCTTGAGCAGATGGCCGGTCTGTTGATGGTGGGTCTCGGTCTGTGGCTGGGCGTGCAGGCGGTGCAATCGTTGCTGCAGGCGGAGGGCCTCTGA
- a CDS encoding TMEM165/GDT1 family protein: MDITLLLSTFVTVFLAELGDKTQLATVAISGTSNRPVAVFIGSASALVLASLIGAIAGGSMASVIPADLLQLLASIGFLVIGLRLLWPLLQNVTSPAALSDDEASPKV; encoded by the coding sequence ATGGACATCACCCTGCTTCTCTCCACCTTCGTCACCGTGTTCCTGGCGGAGCTGGGCGACAAGACCCAGTTGGCCACCGTGGCGATCAGCGGCACCTCGAATCGCCCCGTCGCCGTCTTCATCGGCTCCGCCAGCGCCCTGGTGCTCGCCAGCCTGATCGGTGCAATCGCCGGCGGCTCGATGGCCAGTGTGATCCCGGCGGATCTGCTGCAATTGCTCGCTTCGATCGGTTTTCTGGTGATCGGCCTGCGGTTGCTCTGGCCCCTCTTGCAGAACGTCACCAGTCCGGCCGCCCTGAGCGATGACGAGGCGTCCCCTAAAGTCTGA
- the psb30 gene encoding photosystem II reaction center protein Ycf12/Psb30 yields the protein MGIDFHLIANFAALALITLAGPAVIFILFYRRGAL from the coding sequence ATGGGAATCGATTTCCACTTGATCGCCAACTTCGCTGCCCTGGCCCTGATCACGCTGGCAGGCCCCGCCGTGATCTTCATCCTCTTCTACCGGCGCGGCGCCCTCTGA
- a CDS encoding HAD-IA family hydrolase: MAELQAVFWDVDGTLADTELEGHRPAFNAAFREAGLDWHWDRTLYAELLAIAGGRQRIEAYAAQRGEALEATRLDQLRALKQKHYLARSRSGAIALRPGVARLIAALQQAGVRQWIVTSSGAASVHALLTGVFAAESHPFAGLISADDVAATKPDPAPYQLALERSGVDCDGVVAIEDSEAGLRSASAAGLRCLLTPSPWEKRLHARLGNGAPAAASHPAAFEHLGEMEAPARQWSGPPCPSGVVTLEYLQSLLADGN; the protein is encoded by the coding sequence GTGGCTGAACTGCAGGCCGTGTTCTGGGATGTGGATGGAACCCTGGCAGACACCGAACTGGAGGGGCATCGCCCTGCCTTCAATGCCGCCTTCCGCGAGGCCGGACTCGACTGGCACTGGGACCGAACCCTTTACGCCGAGCTGCTCGCGATCGCGGGGGGGCGGCAGCGCATAGAGGCCTACGCCGCCCAGCGGGGGGAAGCGCTGGAGGCCACACGTCTCGACCAGTTGCGCGCTTTGAAACAGAAGCACTATCTGGCGCGCTCCCGCAGCGGCGCGATCGCTCTGCGGCCTGGGGTGGCGCGCCTGATCGCAGCGCTGCAACAGGCGGGGGTGAGGCAATGGATCGTCACCAGCAGCGGCGCTGCCTCGGTGCACGCCCTGCTGACAGGGGTCTTTGCTGCGGAGAGCCATCCCTTCGCGGGCCTGATCAGCGCCGATGATGTCGCCGCCACCAAGCCGGATCCGGCCCCTTATCAACTCGCCCTGGAACGCAGCGGTGTTGACTGCGATGGCGTGGTGGCGATCGAGGATTCCGAGGCGGGGCTGCGCTCCGCCAGTGCGGCGGGCTTGCGCTGCCTGCTCACCCCCTCCCCCTGGGAGAAGCGATTGCACGCCAGGCTCGGCAACGGTGCGCCAGCCGCTGCATCCCATCCAGCCGCTTTTGAGCATCTCGGCGAGATGGAGGCCCCAGCGCGGCAATGGTCAGGCCCCCCTTGCCCGAGCGGGGTGGTGACGCTGGAGTATCTGCAGTCCCTTCTGGCCGACGGCAACTGA
- a CDS encoding DUF565 domain-containing protein, whose protein sequence is MVPQLTRYERLQERLGNHVLLSFVGPWRRRSVGVLTLLIGFFLGNNLTSYYLEKIGQRPLVVLGLVAMIEVMVRLRTRVQAEPWPLAWLALDNLRIGVVYAVVLEAYKLGS, encoded by the coding sequence ATCGTGCCGCAGCTCACCCGCTACGAACGGCTGCAGGAACGCCTGGGCAACCACGTGCTGCTGAGCTTTGTGGGGCCGTGGCGTCGGCGCAGTGTGGGCGTGCTCACCCTGCTGATCGGCTTTTTTCTGGGGAACAACCTCACCAGCTACTACCTGGAGAAAATCGGTCAGCGCCCGCTGGTGGTGCTCGGCCTGGTGGCGATGATCGAGGTGATGGTGCGGCTGCGCACCCGTGTTCAGGCGGAACCCTGGCCCCTGGCCTGGCTCGCCCTCGACAATCTGCGCATCGGCGTGGTGTATGCCGTGGTGCTGGAGGCGTACAAACTTGGGTCCTGA